From Solibacillus sp. FSL W7-1464:
GGAGGAAGGTGTAGCCATTTTAATGATCTCCTCAGAGCTAACGGAAGTGTTAGGTATGGCAGACCGTGTAATGATCATGCATGAAGGACGTCAAACAGCTATTTTAGACAATGTTGACTTAACACAAGAAACTATTATGCATTATGCAACAGGAGGAGAAGAAGTTGTTAAAAACTAGCTCAAAAGAAATGTTAGGAAAGCTAGGTCCTCTTTTAGGATTATTTTTAATTGTAATTGTCATTACGATTTTAAATCCAAGCTTTATGACAACAGATAATGTTTTGAATATATTACGTCAAGTATCGATTAGCGCGCTCATTGCATTTGGTATGACTTTTGTTATTTTAACCGGCGGTATCGATTTATCAGTCGGTTCGACATTAGCCCTTACAGGTGCAGTAGCTGCCACAATGCTCGCTTCAGGAATAGATCCAGTATTAACGATTCTCGCAGCCTTATTGTTAGGGGCCATTCTAGGTGCTGTAAATGGTATCATCATCGCAAAAGGAAAAGTTGCACCATTCATCGCAACATTGGCAACAATGACAATTTATCGCGGATTAACGTTAGTGTATACGGATGGCCGTCCTGTTTCAGACTTAGGAAATGAAATTACATTCCAAATGTTAGGTAAAGGGTATTTCTTCGGTATTCCAGTTCCGGTATGTACAATGATTCTAGCTTTCATTGTGTTATATGTAATTATGCATAAAACAACATTCGGTCGCCGTGTTTATGCAGTAGGCGGAAATGAAGCAGCTTCTAAATTATCAGGAATCAATGTCGATCGTGTAAAAATTGCAGTGTACTCGTTAACAGGTATGTTGGCTGCTTTATCCGCTCTAATTTTAACTTCTCGTTTAAATTCTGCACAGCCAACAGCTGGAACATCTTATGAGTTGGATGCAATCGCAGCAGTCGTTTTAGGTGGGACAAGTTTAACAGGCGGTAAAGGCTGGATTTTCGGTACATTGGTAGGTGCCTTGATTATCGGAGTGTTGAACAACGGATTGAACTTAATTGGCGTTTCTTCATTCTTCCAGCAAGTGGTAAAAGGGATTGTTATTTTAATCGCGGTATTAATTGACCGTAAAAAAACAGCGTAGAAGGAGGTCATTAGCGTGAAAAAACAATTAATATTATTAATGGCACTTTTGGCCACTGTAATGCTTTCGGCTTGTACGGTAAAACCAGGCTTCTCCTTGGAGCCTTCTTTCGGAACATCGGCTAAATCATCAGAAAGCAGTAATGATACTTTGACAATCGGTTTATCCATTTCTACTTTAAACAATCCTTTCTTCGTAACGCTAAGTGAAAATGCAGAAGCAAAGGCAAAAGAACTCGGTGTGAAAACAACGATTGTAGATGCCCAGGATAATGCATCTAAACAAGCTTCCGATATTGAAGATTTAATCCAGCAAAACGTTGATTTAATTATTATTAACCCGGTTGATTCAGTTGCTGTTGCAACTGCCGTTGAATCTGCCAATGCTTTAAATATTCCTGTCATC
This genomic window contains:
- the rbsC gene encoding ribose ABC transporter permease, which gives rise to MLKTSSKEMLGKLGPLLGLFLIVIVITILNPSFMTTDNVLNILRQVSISALIAFGMTFVILTGGIDLSVGSTLALTGAVAATMLASGIDPVLTILAALLLGAILGAVNGIIIAKGKVAPFIATLATMTIYRGLTLVYTDGRPVSDLGNEITFQMLGKGYFFGIPVPVCTMILAFIVLYVIMHKTTFGRRVYAVGGNEAASKLSGINVDRVKIAVYSLTGMLAALSALILTSRLNSAQPTAGTSYELDAIAAVVLGGTSLTGGKGWIFGTLVGALIIGVLNNGLNLIGVSSFFQQVVKGIVILIAVLIDRKKTA